One Xiphophorus maculatus strain JP 163 A chromosome 9, X_maculatus-5.0-male, whole genome shotgun sequence DNA segment encodes these proteins:
- the LOC102226600 gene encoding sodium-dependent phosphate transport protein 2B-like has translation MAPRPQEGNDSSSTMSDRSKGKDKQMPPPYSTLDLENEEPPEDDPWDLPELKDTGIKWSELDTRGKIMRVLTAIVKLILLLGLLYLFICSLDVLSSAFQLVGGKVAGDIFQDSAVLSNPVAGLVIGVLVTVLVQSSSTSSSIVVSMVSSGLLDVKSAVPIIMGANIGTSVTNTIVAVMQAGDRNEFRRAFAGATVHDFFNWLSVIVLLPLEAATGVLFRLTDLLIKSFNIESGEDAPELLKVITDPLTSSIIQLDKSVITDIATGTGDARNKSLVKRWCKIEKNTTFWNATLDSCPAGYVCWMEGNQTWTQMNQTWTNYLERCKHIFAYAELPDLAIGLILLALSLLVLCTCLILIVKLLNSMLKGQVAVVIKKVLNTDFPFPFGWVTGYIAILVGAGMTFIVQSSSVFTSAITPLVGIGVISLERAYPLTLGSNIGTTTTAILAAMASTGDKLGNSLQIALCHFFFNIMGILLWYPIPFMRVPIRLARGLGNKTAKYRWFAALYLFLCFLVFPLAVFGLSIAGWQILVGVGVPIAALAIFVIVINVMQSRCARFLPKFLRNWDFLPRPLHSMAPWDKMITTSMFLCGRHCCCCCKCSSCCRKDEEAEEISRASRKSLATYDNPAMSRDEEKMESERATQF, from the exons ATGGCTCCGAGACCACAGGAGGGGAACGACTCATCCTCCACCATGA GTGACAGGTCTAAGGGTAAAGATAAGCAAATGCCACCACCTTACTCCACCTTGGACCTGGAGAATGAGGAGCCTCCTGAGGACGATCCCTGGGATCTCCCAGAACTCAAAGACACCGGGATCAAGTGGTCAG AGCTGGACACACGAGGGAAGATAATGAGAGTGCTGACTGCCATTGTGAAGCTGATTCTGCTGCTCGGATTACTCTACCTGTTTATTTGCTCGCTGGATGTTCTCAGCTCTGCTTTCCAGCTAGTCGGAG GCAAAGTGGCTGGTGACATCTTCCAGGACAGCGCTGTGTTGTCCAACCCCGTGGCTGGGCTGGTGATCGGGGTGTTAGTCACAGTGCTGGTGCAAAGCTCCAGCACCTCCTCGTCTATTGTGGTCAGCATGGTGTCTTCTGGAT tGCTGGACGTCAAATCTGCAGTACCGATCATCATGGGGGCCAACATCGGCACGTCGGTCACCAACACCATCGTGGCTGTGATGCAAGCCGGAGACCGAAACGAGTTCCGCAG GGCGTTCGCTGGCGCCACCGTCCACGACTTCTTCAATTGGCTGTCTGTGATAGTCCTTCTGCCTTTGGAAGCAGCGACGGGCGTCCTCTTCAGACTCACCGACCTCCTGATCAAGTCCTTCAACATCGAGTCTGGAGAGGACGCGCCCGAGTTGCTGAAGGTCATCACGGACCCCCTCACCAGCTCCATCATCCAG CTGGACAAATCGGTGATCACTGACATCGCAACTGGCACTGGCGATGCTAGGAACAAGAGTCTGGTCAAAAGATGGTGCAAGATAGAGAAAAACACG ACTTTCTGGAATGCCACCTTGGACAGCTGCCCTGCAGGTTACGTCTGTTGGATGGAGGGAAACCAGACCTGGACTCAGATGAACCAAACATGGACCAACTACCTTGAGAGAT GCAAGCACATCTTCGCCTACGCTGAGTTGCCAGACCTCGCCATAGGCCTGATTCTGCTGGCGCTCTCTCTGCTCGTCCTCTGCACCTGCCTCATCCTCATCGTCAAGCTGCTCAACTCTATGCTCAAAGGACAAGTGGCTGTGGTCATCAAGAAAGTGCTCAACACAG ACTTCCCCTTCCCCTTTGGTTGGGTTACTGGCTACATCGCAATTTTGGTGGGAGCCGGGATGACCTTCATTGTTCAGAGCAGCTCCGTCTTCACATCGGCTATAACACCTCTTGTCG GTATTGGTGTCATTTCCCTTGAGAGAGCTTACCCGCTGACCCTGGGGTCGAACATCGGTACAACAACAACCGCCATACTGGCCGCAATGGCTAGCACTGGAGATAAGTTAGGCAACTCGCTGCAG ATTGCACTTTGCCACTTCTTCTTCAACATCATGGGTATCCTCCTGTGGTATCCAATCCCCTTCATGCGGGTGCCCATCAGATTAGCCAGAGGCCTGGGGAACAAAACCGCCAAATACCGCTGGTTTGCAGCTCTCTACCTCTTCCTGTGCTTCTTAGTGTTCCCCCTGGCCGTGTTTGGACTGTCCATAGCCGGCTGGCAGATCCTGGTCGGCGTCGGCGTGCCCATCGCGGCCCTCGCCATATTCGTGATCGTCATCAACGTGATGCAGTCGCGATGCGCCCGCTTCTTGCCCAAGTTCCTCCGCAACTGGGACTTCCTGCCCCGGCCCCTGCACTCCATGGCGCCGTGGGACAAAATGATAACGACCTCCATGTTCCTCTGTGGCagacactgctgctgctgctgcaagtgcagcagctgctgccgaAAGGACGAAGAGGCGGAGGAGATCTCTAGGGCCAGCAGGAAGAGCCTGGCGACGTACGACAACCCCGCCATGTCCAGAGACGAAGAAAAGATGGAGAGCGAGAGAGCGACGCAGTTCTGA
- the LOC102226343 gene encoding chymotrypsin-like elastase family member 3B yields MLRTLVVVLLQVAFVFGCGSPAVKPDTSRVVNGVDARPHSWPWQISLQVQHGSRFHHTCGGMLVAPRWVLTAGHCIWPGDVYRVVLGEHDMSLQEGTEQIRDILRIVVHPEWDIDHVANGNDLALLKLDKSPIMNDSVGVACLPQAGEILAHGTHCFISGWGNLYTHGPMPDILQQASLPVVEHGVCSRSDWWGHIVKTTMVCAGGDVVSACNGDSGGPLNCLGQDGRWYIQGVTSFVSSAVCNEVQKPTVFTRTSAFTEWLNEVIQNY; encoded by the exons ATGCTGCGGACTCTAGTCGTCGTCCTGCTGCAGGTAGCGTTtg TTTTTGGGTGCGGTTCGCCTGCAGTGAAGCCAGACACCAGCAGGGTCGTGAATGGAGTGGATGCTCGTCCCCATAGCTGGCCTTGGCAG ATCTCCCTGCAAGTGCAACATGGCTCCCGCTTCCATCACACATGTGGAGGAATGCTGGTCGCTCCTCGCTGGGTGCTGACTGCTGGACACTGCATCTG GCCCGGAGATGTGTACCGCGTGGTTCTGGGGGAGCATGACATGAGCCTGCAGGAGGGCACGGAGCAGATCAGAGACATCCTGCGCATTGTTGTCCACCCTGAGTGGGACATCGACCATGTGGCCAACGG CAACGACCTCGCCCTGCTGAAGCTGGACAAGAGCCCCATTATGAACGACAGCGTCGGCGTGGCTTGTCTTCCTCAGGCAGGAGAGATCCTGGCCCACGGGACCCATTGTTTCATCTCCGGCTGGGGCAACCTTTACA CCCACGGCCCCATGCCTGACATACTGCAGCAGGCCTCGCTGCCCGTGGTGGAGCACGGCGTCTGCAGCCGCAGCGACTGGTGGGGCCACATAGTGAAGACCACCATGGTGTGCGCAGGAGGTGATGTCGTTTCTGCGTGCAAC GGGGACTCCGGGGGCCCTCTGAACTGCCTGGGTCAGGATGGTAGGTGGTACATTCAGGGCGTGACCAGCTTCGTGTCTTCTGCCGTGTGCAACGAAGTGCAGAAACCCACCGTCTTCACGCGCACCTCTGCCTTCACCGAGTGGCTCAACGAG GTGATCCAGAATTACTGA